From Acipenser ruthenus chromosome 23, fAciRut3.2 maternal haplotype, whole genome shotgun sequence, the proteins below share one genomic window:
- the LOC131699629 gene encoding protocadherin-10-like isoform X1 — translation MDLTTLKIKWTLGRQVVCLVLLTCVLGLVSGQIRYSIPEELEHGAFVGNIAEDLGLDVAKLSARRFRIVSGARKQYLEVNLENGILFVNEKIDREELCELSPTCFLHLQVVIENPLELFRVEVEILDVNDNAPSFPWNEFVLEITESAAPGSRFPLESAQDPDVGTNSLRTYLLSSNEHFSLDIQTRSDGSKFAELVLETPLDREQQKTHQVVLTAVDGGMPERSGTAQITISVLDANDNVPVFDQSSYRVSLVENAPRGTLVIKLNASDVDEGTNAETYFSFSGHVPLKVRELFSVDSHTGEIRVKGIVDFEKSSIYEMYVQAKDKGPSAVAVHCKILVDILDINDNAPEVILTSVSTPVQEDSPPGTVIAVISVMDRDSGNNGNVDCAIPNNVPFQLHSSFKNYYTLVTSAFLDRETVSEYNITVTARDLGSPPLSTKKTILVQVSDINDNAPRFVQPSYTVYVTENNAPGASICSVTAFDPDSNQNAYLSYSILGGQIQGMPVSTYVSINSDNGNIYALRSFDYEQLRNFQIRVQAQDAGFPPLNSNVTINVFVLDQNDNAPVIVSPLPKNGTVSTEMVPRSVDAGYLVAKITALDADAGQNSRLSYQVLQSTDPGLFSVALYTGEIRTIRRFMDKDATRQRLVILVKDNGQPPLSATVSIILSVVDSVPETLSDFSDPALSQDSPSNIPLYLIISLSSISFIFLVAIIVLAAIKCYKDRHSTRGYRLSSTCCGFRSEASTEVFQKSNINLQISSGSKVPTSCVEVNGNGPLSQAYCYKVCLTPESAKSDFMFLKPCSSATPRNNAKGTDNLATGWGGQNHNHTVNKRGTPNEIKQPNNDWPLSKTQNSALKGYSSMNMDGTLIRKAIQRESEHFVAGGQYWTWGTHMRDYMMPSPAIGLTDLAWTPRYGPQYQLHPAPDYQHNVYIPGTPTLQTTSKPMQLNDLDVKNSFSTFGKKKKFTSNYDPKEDGIINNDLF, via the exons ATGGACCTGAcaactttgaaaataaaatggacTTTGGGAAGGCAAGTGGTGTGTCTTGTTTTGTTAACTTGTGTCTTGGGTTTAGTTTCTGGTCAGATACGTTACTCAATACCAGAGGAATTAGAGCACGGAGCTTTTGTTGGCAATATAGCTGAAGACTTGGGCTTAGATGTTGCCAAACTTTCCGCTCGCCGATTCAGAATTGTTTCTGGTGCTAGGAAACAGTACTTAGAAGTGAATTTAGAAAATGGAATTTTATTTGTGAATGAGAAAATTGACCGGGAAGAACTGTGCGAACTAAGTCCGACTTGTTTTTTGCACTTGCAAGTTGTAATCGAAAACCCACTGGAACTGTTTAGAGTGGAAGTAGAGATTTTGGATGTGAATGACAATGCTCCCAGTTTTCCCTGGAACGAGTTCGTTCTGGAGATCACAGAGTCAGCGGCTCCGGGCTCCCGGTTCCCGCTGGAGAGCGCACAAGACCCTGACGTGGGTACTAACTCTCTCCGCACGTACCTACTCAGCTCCAACGAGCATTTCTCCCTGGATATTCAGACACGGAGTGACGGCAGTAAATTTGCAGAGCTGGTGCTTGAGACGCCCCTGGACAGAGAGCAACAAAAAACCCATCAAGTGGTGCTGACAGCTGTAGATGGAGGGATGCCAGAACGATCTGGCACAGCACAAATCACTATTAGTGTCTTAGATGCGAACGATAACGTGCCTGTTTTTGACCAATCTTCCTATCGGGTGAGTTTGGTGGAAAATGCCCCAAGGGGTACACTGGTTATCAAACTTAATGCCTCAGATGTGGACGAGGGTACTAACGCGGAGACGTATTTTTCTTTCAGTGGCCACGTCCCCTTGAAGGTGCGGGAACTCTTCAGTGTAGATTCACACACCGGGGAGATAAGAGTCAAAGGTATCGTGGATTTTGAAAAATCCAGCATCTATGAAATGTATGTGCAAGCCAAAGATAAGGGTCCATCTGCCGTGGCTGTGCATTGCAAAATACTGGTTGATATTCTTGATATAAACGACAATGCACCAGAAGTTATTTTAACTTCGGTGTCCACACCTGTTCAAGAGGACTCACCTCCCGGGACCGTAATAGCTGTCATCAGTGTCATGGATCGGGATTCAGGGAACAACGGCAACGTAGACTGTGCGATTCCTAATAATGTCCCTTTTCAATTACATTCGTCTTTCAAGAACTATTACACTCTAGTTACCAGTGCATTTTTGGATCGGGAAACTGTCTCAGAATACAATATTACTGTCACAGCAAGAGATCTGGGTTCACCTCCTCTGTCCACTAAGAAAACAATCTTAGTCCAAGTCTCAGATATAAACGATAACGCTCCACGATTCGTGCAACCATCATACACAGTGTATGTGACTGAGAATAATGCCCCCGGGGCTTCGATTTGCTCGGTGACTGCCTTTGATCCTGATTCGAATCAGAATGCTTATCTGTCGTACTCTATTCTGGGGGGCCAGATTCAGGGCATGCCCGTGTCTACTTATGTTTCAATCAACTCAGACAACGGCAATATCTACGCGCTGCGCTCCTTTGACTACGAGCAACTTAGAAACTTTCAAATTCGAGTTCAAGCCCAAGACGCAGGCTTCCCACCTCTTAACAGCAACGTTACTATCAACGTTTTTGTTCTGGACCAAAACGACAACGCCCCGGTTATTGTTTCCCCTTTACCAAAAAACGGCACGGTATCCACGGAGATGGTACCCAGGTCCGTTGACGCTGGCTACCTTGTGGCAAAAATAACTGCGTTAGATGCAGACGCTGGGCAGAACTCACGTCTTTCATATCAGGTTCTGCAGTCTACAGATCCGGGGCTGTTCAGCGTAGCTCTGTACACAGGAGAAATCAGGACAATACGCAGATTTATGGACAAAGATGCCACAAGGCAAAGGCTAGTCATTTTAGTCAAGGACAACGGTCAACCCCCCCTTTCAGCCACTGTTTCCATCATCTTATCAGTGGTTGACAGTGTGCCAGAAACCCTTTCTGATTTCAGCGACCCTGCTCTGAGCCAGGACTCCCCCTCTAACATACCTCTATACTTAATCATTTCTTTAAGCTCCATTTCATTCATATTTCTGGTGGCTATAATTGTCCTAGCAGCCATAAAATGCTACAAGGACAGACATTCCACGAGGGGATACCGCTTATCCTCGACTTGCTGTGGTTTCAGATCCGAGGCGTCTACTGAGGTGTTTCAAAAATCCAACATTAACCTTCAGATATCGTCCGGATCCAAGGTGCCCACCAGCTGCGTGGAAGTCAATGGAAACGGACCCCTTTCTCAAGCGTATTGTTACAAAGTGTGTTTGACCCCGGAATCGGCCAAAAGTGACTTTATGTTTCTGAAACCTTGCAGCTCAGCGACACCCAGGAACAATGCTAAAGGTACCGATAACTTGGCGACAGGCTGGGGCGGACAGAACCACAACCACACTGTAAATAAGCGTGGTACACCCAACGAG atAAAGCAACCTAACAACGACTGGCCGTTATCAAAGACCCAGAACTCTGCATTAAAAGG CTACAGCTCGATGAATATGGACGGAACTCTTATCCGGAAAGCGATTCAGAGAGAATCCGAACATTTTGTGGCTGGTGGTCAGTACTGGACTTGGGGAACCCACATGCGGG ATTATATGATGCCCTCCCCAGCCATCGGGCTGACCGATCTGGCTTGGACTCCTAGATATGGGCCCCAGTATCAGCTTCACCCAGCCCCTGATTATCAGCACAACGTATACATCCCTGGCACACCGACATTACAGACCACCAGCAAGCCAATGCAGCTCAACGACTTAGACGTTAAGAATTCCTTCTCCACCTTTGGGAAGAAAAAGAAGTTCACATCAAATTATGACCCCAAAGAAGATGGGATCATAAACAATGACCTGTTTTAA
- the LOC131699629 gene encoding protocadherin alpha-C2-like isoform X2 has translation MRTITCLFLTNLPIGGHVPLKVRELFSVDSHTGEIRVKGIVDFEKSSIYEMYVQAKDKGPSAVAVHCKILVDILDINDNAPEVILTSVSTPVQEDSPPGTVIAVISVMDRDSGNNGNVDCAIPNNVPFQLHSSFKNYYTLVTSAFLDRETVSEYNITVTARDLGSPPLSTKKTILVQVSDINDNAPRFVQPSYTVYVTENNAPGASICSVTAFDPDSNQNAYLSYSILGGQIQGMPVSTYVSINSDNGNIYALRSFDYEQLRNFQIRVQAQDAGFPPLNSNVTINVFVLDQNDNAPVIVSPLPKNGTVSTEMVPRSVDAGYLVAKITALDADAGQNSRLSYQVLQSTDPGLFSVALYTGEIRTIRRFMDKDATRQRLVILVKDNGQPPLSATVSIILSVVDSVPETLSDFSDPALSQDSPSNIPLYLIISLSSISFIFLVAIIVLAAIKCYKDRHSTRGYRLSSTCCGFRSEASTEVFQKSNINLQISSGSKVPTSCVEVNGNGPLSQAYCYKVCLTPESAKSDFMFLKPCSSATPRNNAKGTDNLATGWGGQNHNHTVNKRGTPNEIKQPNNDWPLSKTQNSALKGYSSMNMDGTLIRKAIQRESEHFVAGGQYWTWGTHMRDYMMPSPAIGLTDLAWTPRYGPQYQLHPAPDYQHNVYIPGTPTLQTTSKPMQLNDLDVKNSFSTFGKKKKFTSNYDPKEDGIINNDLF, from the exons ATGCGAACGATAACGTGCCTGTTTTTGACCAATCTTCCTATCGG TGGCCACGTCCCCTTGAAGGTGCGGGAACTCTTCAGTGTAGATTCACACACCGGGGAGATAAGAGTCAAAGGTATCGTGGATTTTGAAAAATCCAGCATCTATGAAATGTATGTGCAAGCCAAAGATAAGGGTCCATCTGCCGTGGCTGTGCATTGCAAAATACTGGTTGATATTCTTGATATAAACGACAATGCACCAGAAGTTATTTTAACTTCGGTGTCCACACCTGTTCAAGAGGACTCACCTCCCGGGACCGTAATAGCTGTCATCAGTGTCATGGATCGGGATTCAGGGAACAACGGCAACGTAGACTGTGCGATTCCTAATAATGTCCCTTTTCAATTACATTCGTCTTTCAAGAACTATTACACTCTAGTTACCAGTGCATTTTTGGATCGGGAAACTGTCTCAGAATACAATATTACTGTCACAGCAAGAGATCTGGGTTCACCTCCTCTGTCCACTAAGAAAACAATCTTAGTCCAAGTCTCAGATATAAACGATAACGCTCCACGATTCGTGCAACCATCATACACAGTGTATGTGACTGAGAATAATGCCCCCGGGGCTTCGATTTGCTCGGTGACTGCCTTTGATCCTGATTCGAATCAGAATGCTTATCTGTCGTACTCTATTCTGGGGGGCCAGATTCAGGGCATGCCCGTGTCTACTTATGTTTCAATCAACTCAGACAACGGCAATATCTACGCGCTGCGCTCCTTTGACTACGAGCAACTTAGAAACTTTCAAATTCGAGTTCAAGCCCAAGACGCAGGCTTCCCACCTCTTAACAGCAACGTTACTATCAACGTTTTTGTTCTGGACCAAAACGACAACGCCCCGGTTATTGTTTCCCCTTTACCAAAAAACGGCACGGTATCCACGGAGATGGTACCCAGGTCCGTTGACGCTGGCTACCTTGTGGCAAAAATAACTGCGTTAGATGCAGACGCTGGGCAGAACTCACGTCTTTCATATCAGGTTCTGCAGTCTACAGATCCGGGGCTGTTCAGCGTAGCTCTGTACACAGGAGAAATCAGGACAATACGCAGATTTATGGACAAAGATGCCACAAGGCAAAGGCTAGTCATTTTAGTCAAGGACAACGGTCAACCCCCCCTTTCAGCCACTGTTTCCATCATCTTATCAGTGGTTGACAGTGTGCCAGAAACCCTTTCTGATTTCAGCGACCCTGCTCTGAGCCAGGACTCCCCCTCTAACATACCTCTATACTTAATCATTTCTTTAAGCTCCATTTCATTCATATTTCTGGTGGCTATAATTGTCCTAGCAGCCATAAAATGCTACAAGGACAGACATTCCACGAGGGGATACCGCTTATCCTCGACTTGCTGTGGTTTCAGATCCGAGGCGTCTACTGAGGTGTTTCAAAAATCCAACATTAACCTTCAGATATCGTCCGGATCCAAGGTGCCCACCAGCTGCGTGGAAGTCAATGGAAACGGACCCCTTTCTCAAGCGTATTGTTACAAAGTGTGTTTGACCCCGGAATCGGCCAAAAGTGACTTTATGTTTCTGAAACCTTGCAGCTCAGCGACACCCAGGAACAATGCTAAAGGTACCGATAACTTGGCGACAGGCTGGGGCGGACAGAACCACAACCACACTGTAAATAAGCGTGGTACACCCAACGAG atAAAGCAACCTAACAACGACTGGCCGTTATCAAAGACCCAGAACTCTGCATTAAAAGG CTACAGCTCGATGAATATGGACGGAACTCTTATCCGGAAAGCGATTCAGAGAGAATCCGAACATTTTGTGGCTGGTGGTCAGTACTGGACTTGGGGAACCCACATGCGGG ATTATATGATGCCCTCCCCAGCCATCGGGCTGACCGATCTGGCTTGGACTCCTAGATATGGGCCCCAGTATCAGCTTCACCCAGCCCCTGATTATCAGCACAACGTATACATCCCTGGCACACCGACATTACAGACCACCAGCAAGCCAATGCAGCTCAACGACTTAGACGTTAAGAATTCCTTCTCCACCTTTGGGAAGAAAAAGAAGTTCACATCAAATTATGACCCCAAAGAAGATGGGATCATAAACAATGACCTGTTTTAA